One part of the Sorangiineae bacterium MSr11954 genome encodes these proteins:
- a CDS encoding response regulator, with the protein MTTKFVLVVDDDVDIREAVTGALQEEGYEVASAGNGEEALAYLQSPGAKRPHLILLDLMMPIMSGSEFRAAQEADPSLSAIPVVLVSASGDVAMRADTMRVSGVVRKPLSLDILLDNVSRYADRRSN; encoded by the coding sequence GTGACTACCAAGTTCGTGCTCGTGGTCGACGATGACGTCGACATACGTGAGGCGGTGACCGGGGCGTTGCAGGAAGAAGGCTACGAGGTGGCGAGCGCTGGAAATGGGGAGGAAGCGCTTGCGTACTTGCAGAGCCCCGGGGCCAAGCGCCCTCATCTCATTTTGCTCGACTTGATGATGCCCATCATGTCCGGCTCCGAGTTCCGCGCCGCGCAGGAAGCGGATCCTTCGCTGTCCGCCATCCCGGTCGTCCTCGTTTCCGCCTCCGGCGACGTCGCCATGCGCGCCGATACCATGCGCGTGTCGGGCGTCGTGCGGAAGCCTTTGAGCCTCGACATTTTGCTCGACAACGTCTCGCGCTACGCCGACCGTCGCTCGAATTAG
- the gloA gene encoding lactoylglutathione lyase — protein MRMLHTMLRVGNLEASKRFYCEVLGMKLLREKEYPGGQFTLAFVGYGDEESNTVLELTYNWGTSTYDLGNAFGHIALATSDIHGTVEKIRAAGGKVTREPGPMKHGTTVIAFVEDPDGYKIELIERS, from the coding sequence ATGCGCATGCTGCACACCATGCTCCGCGTGGGCAACCTCGAGGCGTCGAAGCGGTTCTACTGTGAAGTCCTCGGCATGAAGCTCCTTCGCGAAAAGGAGTACCCGGGCGGCCAATTCACCCTCGCCTTCGTGGGCTACGGCGACGAAGAGTCCAACACCGTCCTCGAGCTGACCTACAACTGGGGAACCTCGACCTACGATCTCGGCAACGCCTTCGGCCACATCGCGCTCGCCACCTCCGACATCCACGGGACGGTGGAGAAGATCCGCGCCGCCGGCGGCAAAGTGACCCGCGAGCCCGGCCCGATGAAGCACGGCACCACCGTCATCGCCTTCGTGGAAGATCCGGACGGCTACAAGATCGAGCTGATCGAGCGATCCTGA
- a CDS encoding DEAD/DEAH box helicase — translation MRRLLETIKKEALPAIWSQGVKLVRENSVTSVTRASANDSGEVTVRVRAPGHPIAPTVILYVEDNEWSCDCGSKVDPCAHVAAAAITCAKGENGSDIPQAPAKTARLVYRLGTKRRLLTLTRVVIHDDGREEPFGGTLASELGRGRGPTEFSPTHEDLLIDRILGSPARDVVPLARVGDIFEALSHDAVVTFDGTPVRVSGEGLAPRAVVEDAPGGGFVVRIEKNPAMAELVAMGVARCRTPRAEGAPAAPDTFRPLTETTTTGDFLERLPLARTFPRAHETELVTRVIPELEKGFSVVIKTNKLPRKAAHLSPRIAMDLSHQGHTLSILPTLVYGDPPIARVDGDTVTLFGKDVPVRRRDEERELILRLRDDLNLVPGRRVDLDGTEAIRFAAKLRDWQQRTGDEAHAKVFENHALSARLDLQNGLFDVIFEVDPATDGPALDKDGNARGSRPPSAATGRRADAEAVIRAWRDGLDLVPLQGGGWAPLPAQWLNEHGHLVADLLAARDPEKKLPTAALPELGALCDALDTPKPLGVGKLLPLVEGFAGIPHADLPKGIFADLRAYQRVGVDWLSFLRDAELGAVLADDMGLGKTLQTICAVSGRTLVVCPKSVVYNWADEIQRFRPGLRTHIYQGVKRELDRSADVTLVTYAVLRLDATVLSSESWDTVILDEAQAIKNPTSQTARAAFELKGAFRVALSGTPVENRLEELWSLMHFANPGLLGGRSDFQERYASPISVGDPSAASRLRAKIRPFVLRRMKREVLPELPPRTDAILHVELDDVERSVYDAVRVATKKDVALALSQGGNVLAALEALLRLRQAACHAQLVPGQKAESSSKVDRLLEALEETTSEGHKALVFSQWTSFLDLLEPHLGRAGIKYTRLDGATRDRGAVVSEFQAEDGPPVMLVSLKAGGTGLNLTAADHVFLLDPWWNPAVEDQAADRAHRIGQDRPVMVYRMVTKDTVEERILALKERKRALADVALGNADHAGGITRDELLALLE, via the coding sequence ATGCGTCGACTGCTCGAGACGATCAAGAAGGAAGCCCTGCCCGCCATTTGGTCGCAGGGCGTCAAGCTCGTTCGCGAGAACTCCGTCACGTCGGTCACGCGGGCTTCTGCCAATGATTCCGGTGAGGTGACCGTGCGCGTTCGCGCGCCGGGGCATCCCATCGCCCCCACCGTGATTCTGTATGTGGAGGACAACGAGTGGTCGTGCGATTGCGGCAGCAAGGTCGACCCTTGTGCCCATGTCGCGGCCGCGGCCATCACTTGCGCAAAAGGGGAAAATGGGAGCGACATCCCGCAAGCTCCCGCCAAGACCGCGCGCCTGGTCTACCGGCTCGGCACCAAGCGGCGCTTGCTCACGTTGACGCGCGTCGTCATCCACGACGATGGGCGCGAGGAGCCCTTTGGGGGCACCCTGGCCTCCGAGCTGGGCCGCGGTCGCGGTCCGACCGAATTTTCACCCACGCACGAAGATTTGCTCATCGACCGCATCCTCGGTTCGCCCGCGCGCGATGTGGTGCCGCTCGCGCGTGTGGGCGACATCTTCGAGGCTCTTTCGCACGACGCGGTGGTGACCTTCGACGGCACACCCGTTCGCGTCTCGGGCGAGGGGCTCGCGCCGCGCGCCGTCGTCGAAGATGCACCGGGCGGCGGCTTCGTGGTGCGCATCGAGAAGAACCCCGCCATGGCGGAGCTCGTGGCCATGGGGGTCGCGCGCTGCCGCACCCCCAGGGCCGAGGGCGCCCCCGCCGCACCCGACACCTTCCGCCCGCTCACGGAGACCACCACCACGGGCGACTTCTTGGAGCGCCTACCGCTCGCGCGCACCTTCCCGCGCGCGCACGAGACGGAGCTCGTGACCCGGGTCATCCCCGAGCTCGAGAAGGGCTTCTCCGTCGTCATCAAGACGAACAAGCTCCCGCGCAAGGCCGCGCATTTGAGCCCGCGCATCGCGATGGACCTGTCGCACCAAGGCCATACGCTCTCCATCCTGCCCACCCTCGTCTATGGCGATCCGCCGATCGCGCGCGTCGACGGCGATACGGTCACCCTCTTTGGCAAGGACGTCCCCGTCCGCCGCCGCGATGAAGAGCGCGAGCTGATCCTCCGTCTTCGCGACGATTTGAACCTCGTGCCCGGCCGCCGGGTCGACCTCGATGGAACGGAGGCCATTCGCTTCGCCGCCAAGCTGCGCGATTGGCAGCAGCGCACGGGGGACGAGGCGCACGCCAAGGTGTTCGAGAACCATGCGCTGAGCGCGCGCCTCGATCTGCAAAACGGTTTGTTCGACGTCATCTTCGAGGTCGACCCCGCGACCGATGGCCCCGCGCTGGACAAAGACGGGAACGCGCGCGGCTCGCGTCCGCCGTCGGCCGCGACCGGCCGGCGCGCCGATGCCGAGGCCGTGATCCGCGCATGGCGCGATGGCCTCGACCTGGTGCCCTTGCAAGGAGGAGGATGGGCGCCGCTGCCCGCGCAGTGGCTCAACGAGCACGGGCACCTGGTGGCCGATCTCCTCGCCGCGCGCGATCCGGAGAAGAAGCTGCCCACCGCCGCGCTCCCCGAGCTGGGCGCCCTGTGCGACGCGCTCGACACCCCGAAGCCGCTGGGCGTGGGGAAGCTCTTGCCGTTGGTCGAAGGCTTCGCGGGCATCCCGCACGCGGATCTGCCCAAGGGGATCTTCGCCGATCTGCGCGCGTACCAGAGGGTGGGGGTCGACTGGCTCTCGTTCTTGCGCGACGCCGAGCTCGGGGCCGTCCTCGCCGACGACATGGGCCTCGGAAAGACCTTGCAGACCATCTGCGCGGTGTCCGGCCGCACCTTGGTCGTCTGCCCCAAGAGCGTCGTCTACAACTGGGCCGACGAGATCCAGCGCTTTCGCCCGGGGCTTCGCACCCACATTTACCAAGGGGTCAAGCGCGAGCTCGATCGCTCGGCCGACGTCACCTTGGTCACGTACGCCGTGCTCCGTCTGGACGCCACGGTGCTCTCCAGCGAGTCGTGGGACACCGTCATCCTGGACGAGGCGCAGGCCATCAAGAACCCCACGAGCCAGACCGCCCGCGCCGCGTTCGAGCTCAAAGGAGCGTTTCGCGTGGCCCTGAGCGGCACGCCGGTGGAGAACCGGCTCGAGGAGCTCTGGAGCTTGATGCACTTCGCCAACCCGGGGCTCCTCGGCGGCAGGAGCGACTTCCAAGAGCGCTACGCCAGCCCCATTTCGGTGGGCGATCCGTCGGCGGCGAGCCGACTTCGCGCCAAGATCCGGCCCTTCGTGCTCCGCCGCATGAAGCGCGAGGTGCTCCCCGAGCTCCCCCCGCGCACGGACGCCATCCTCCACGTGGAGCTCGACGACGTGGAGCGCAGCGTCTACGACGCCGTGCGCGTGGCCACCAAGAAAGACGTGGCGCTGGCGCTCTCCCAAGGCGGCAATGTGCTGGCCGCGCTCGAAGCGCTCCTTCGTTTGCGCCAGGCGGCGTGCCATGCGCAGCTCGTCCCCGGGCAAAAAGCGGAGAGCTCGTCCAAGGTCGACCGGCTCTTGGAGGCGCTCGAGGAGACCACGTCCGAGGGCCACAAGGCGCTCGTCTTCTCGCAGTGGACCAGCTTCCTCGATCTGCTCGAGCCGCACCTGGGCCGGGCCGGCATCAAGTACACGCGCCTCGATGGCGCCACCCGCGATCGCGGCGCGGTCGTCTCCGAGTTCCAAGCCGAGGACGGGCCCCCGGTGATGCTCGTCTCCCTGAAAGCCGGCGGCACCGGGCTCAATCTCACCGCCGCCGACCACGTCTTCCTCCTCGATCCGTGGTGGAACCCGGCCGTGGAGGATCAAGCCGCCGACCGCGCGCACCGCATCGGACAAGACCGGCCCGTCATGGTTTACCGCATGGTCACCAAGGACACGGTCGAGGAGCGCATCCTGGCGCTCAAGGAGCGAAAGCGCGCGCTGGCGGACGTCGCGCTCGGCAATGCCGATCACGCGGGCGGGATTACGCGCGACGAGCTCCTGGCGCTGCTCGAGTAA
- a CDS encoding right-handed parallel beta-helix repeat-containing protein produces the protein MRMLLVCRCAALVFSSLGFGLLAACSSDDSPGSPPPDPSCTAANNCTFFAVGSTEEQVQNRIATAKAGQTIKFGEGTFKFVNQIALPSNVSNLTVLGAGIDKTVIDFSAQTSGNDGIFAQNVTNLRLEGFTVKNSVGNAIKVLKGTGVTFRSLKTHWTTEDKTKHGAYGIYPVESTNVLVEKSIAIGAVDTGIYVGQSKNIVVRDNEVYENVAGIEIENSFTADVYNNNAHDNTGGILVFDLPHLPQTGGHDIRVFKNDIHDNNTANFAPSASTVAAVPKGTGFFVLANSNVEVFENTFKNNVTAQTSVLSYFILQQPIDDPNYKQPFPSNIYIHDNTYAGGGASPDQDNKLGIVLKLGKFPGDKVPDLLYDGIVTTPPTPAPAGNPLKVCFKNNPGAVWANLHFDKMEGIDLGAVRVMSPPELECELPRLAPVSLPGL, from the coding sequence ATGAGAATGCTGCTCGTTTGCCGCTGCGCGGCCTTGGTCTTCTCGTCCCTCGGATTCGGCCTGCTCGCTGCTTGCAGCAGCGACGACTCGCCGGGGTCTCCGCCGCCCGATCCTTCGTGCACGGCGGCGAACAACTGTACCTTCTTCGCGGTGGGCTCCACCGAGGAGCAGGTGCAGAATCGAATCGCAACCGCCAAAGCGGGGCAGACAATCAAGTTCGGCGAAGGTACCTTCAAGTTCGTCAACCAGATCGCGCTGCCCTCCAACGTCTCCAATCTGACGGTCCTGGGCGCGGGCATCGACAAGACGGTGATCGATTTCAGCGCGCAAACGAGCGGCAACGACGGCATCTTCGCGCAGAACGTGACCAACCTTCGCCTCGAAGGGTTCACGGTGAAGAACTCGGTGGGCAACGCCATCAAGGTGCTCAAAGGCACCGGGGTGACCTTCCGCAGCCTGAAGACCCATTGGACCACCGAGGACAAAACCAAACACGGCGCCTACGGTATCTATCCGGTGGAGTCGACCAACGTGCTGGTGGAGAAGAGCATCGCCATCGGCGCCGTCGACACCGGCATCTACGTGGGGCAGTCCAAGAACATCGTGGTCCGCGACAACGAGGTCTACGAGAACGTGGCGGGCATCGAAATCGAGAACAGCTTCACCGCCGATGTGTACAACAACAATGCGCACGACAACACGGGCGGTATTCTCGTGTTCGACCTGCCTCATCTGCCGCAGACCGGCGGACACGACATTCGCGTCTTCAAGAACGACATCCACGACAACAACACCGCCAACTTCGCCCCTTCGGCCAGCACCGTCGCGGCCGTCCCCAAGGGCACGGGCTTCTTCGTATTGGCGAATTCCAACGTGGAGGTCTTCGAGAATACCTTCAAGAACAACGTGACCGCGCAGACGTCGGTCTTGAGCTATTTCATTTTGCAGCAGCCCATCGACGATCCGAATTACAAGCAGCCGTTCCCGTCCAACATTTACATCCACGACAACACGTACGCCGGCGGCGGGGCGAGCCCGGACCAGGACAACAAGCTCGGCATCGTCCTCAAGCTCGGGAAATTTCCAGGCGATAAGGTGCCTGATCTGCTCTACGACGGCATCGTGACCACGCCTCCGACCCCCGCGCCGGCCGGCAACCCGCTCAAGGTTTGTTTCAAGAACAACCCGGGGGCCGTGTGGGCCAATTTGCATTTCGACAAAATGGAAGGTATCGATCTCGGCGCGGTCCGCGTCATGAGCCCGCCCGAGCTCGAGTGCGAGCTCCCGCGCCTCGCCCCCGTATCCCTCCCGGGGCTGTGA
- a CDS encoding DoxX family protein encodes MDTLVGKIPAVARVLFGGIFALFGLNGFLNFLPLPSPTGAAAQFTGGLAAAGYFYPLLAATQLVAGVLLLSGRFVPLALALLAPVIVNVVGYHLSVEPEGLGPAVVVLALEIYLAWAYRDSFAPMLRARAVPTAAEESGQAVPHHA; translated from the coding sequence ATGGACACGTTGGTCGGTAAAATCCCGGCTGTTGCGCGCGTTCTTTTCGGGGGCATCTTCGCCCTCTTCGGACTGAACGGCTTTCTGAATTTCCTGCCTTTGCCGTCGCCTACGGGGGCCGCCGCACAATTCACGGGCGGGCTGGCGGCGGCGGGGTATTTCTATCCTCTGCTCGCGGCCACGCAGCTCGTCGCCGGTGTTCTTCTGTTGAGCGGGCGATTCGTTCCCCTCGCATTGGCCCTGCTCGCACCCGTCATTGTCAACGTCGTTGGCTACCATCTCTCCGTCGAGCCAGAGGGCTTGGGGCCCGCGGTCGTGGTGCTCGCGCTCGAGATCTATTTGGCTTGGGCTTACCGCGATAGCTTTGCGCCGATGCTCCGCGCCCGCGCGGTGCCTACCGCCGCGGAAGAGTCGGGCCAAGCCGTACCCCACCACGCCTAG
- a CDS encoding VWA domain-containing protein produces MGYRALSIVASTLVTLGFTVVACGGSDESGFGNPNDPNRQDRNPGGEFGNPLAPGGVFAACATSTADAALTPANLVIMYDRSGSMGDPNNKPPFDPNLKWNPVGQGMTTFLSDPGSVTLNASLQFFPVGETIEEVCSYDYGKPGVTLTPLTQSNSFVDAIQKTKPQGGTPTLPALQGAIKYAKGIATQKPSDTTVVVLVTDGEPGISVDDRFSEGCTNNDIPHVAAAARDALRNTPSVRTYVIGVGPSLEKLDAIAVAGGTGQAMIVDVQDPAKTTARFQKALEQVRSQTLSCDFAIPPAPPGQSLDANLVNVVYASGGKYQVLDYSRDCANGTGWRYDQPTAPTKISLCPTSCSAAQSDRNGRLTLAFGCSTQGGVIK; encoded by the coding sequence ATGGGCTATCGCGCGCTCTCGATTGTTGCGTCCACACTCGTTACGCTTGGCTTCACGGTGGTGGCCTGCGGCGGCAGCGATGAATCGGGTTTCGGCAATCCAAACGATCCCAATCGGCAGGACCGTAACCCCGGGGGTGAGTTCGGCAATCCCCTGGCACCTGGAGGTGTCTTTGCGGCTTGTGCGACGTCCACCGCGGACGCGGCGCTCACGCCCGCCAACCTGGTGATTATGTACGACCGCTCGGGAAGCATGGGGGACCCGAACAACAAGCCGCCGTTCGATCCGAATTTGAAGTGGAACCCGGTGGGCCAAGGGATGACGACGTTCTTGTCCGATCCCGGCTCGGTGACCTTGAACGCGTCGCTCCAATTCTTTCCGGTGGGCGAGACCATCGAGGAGGTCTGCTCCTACGACTACGGCAAGCCGGGGGTGACCCTCACGCCGCTCACGCAGAGCAACTCCTTCGTCGACGCCATCCAGAAGACCAAGCCGCAGGGCGGTACGCCGACGCTCCCCGCGCTGCAGGGGGCCATCAAGTACGCGAAGGGCATCGCGACGCAAAAGCCCAGCGACACCACGGTGGTGGTCCTGGTCACCGACGGCGAGCCGGGGATCTCGGTCGACGATCGCTTCTCGGAGGGCTGCACCAACAACGATATCCCGCACGTCGCCGCCGCCGCGCGCGACGCGCTCCGCAACACGCCATCCGTTCGCACGTACGTGATTGGCGTGGGCCCGTCGCTCGAGAAGCTCGACGCCATCGCGGTGGCGGGAGGAACGGGGCAGGCCATGATCGTCGACGTGCAAGATCCCGCCAAGACCACCGCGCGCTTTCAAAAGGCGCTCGAGCAGGTGCGGTCGCAAACCTTGTCGTGCGACTTCGCCATTCCGCCGGCGCCGCCGGGGCAGTCGCTGGACGCGAACTTGGTGAACGTGGTTTACGCGTCGGGCGGGAAATACCAGGTGCTCGACTACAGCCGCGACTGCGCGAACGGCACCGGGTGGCGCTACGATCAACCCACGGCGCCGACGAAGATTTCGCTTTGTCCCACGAGCTGCAGCGCGGCGCAGTCCGATCGCAACGGGCGGCTCACCCTCGCCTTCGGCTGTTCGACCCAAGGAGGCGTCATCAAGTAA
- a CDS encoding helix-turn-helix transcriptional regulator: MTRYSRALCPNYQAAVNLIGKRWTGLVLLILMDGPARFGELLEKLEVVGDRILSERLKELEAEGVVERRVLPTHPVRVEYELTEKGRALAPVIDALAKWGDTWVSIDPKQAAEFEAAADAEEAEEKTPSRRTKRKAAGAA; encoded by the coding sequence ATGACCCGCTACAGCCGAGCGCTTTGCCCGAACTACCAGGCCGCCGTGAATCTCATCGGCAAACGATGGACCGGGCTCGTCTTATTGATTCTGATGGATGGCCCTGCCCGCTTTGGCGAGCTGCTCGAAAAGCTCGAGGTGGTGGGCGACCGCATTTTGTCCGAGCGGCTCAAGGAGCTCGAGGCCGAGGGCGTGGTCGAGCGAAGGGTGCTCCCAACGCACCCCGTACGCGTCGAATACGAGCTCACCGAGAAGGGCCGCGCGCTCGCACCCGTGATCGATGCGCTCGCCAAATGGGGCGACACGTGGGTGTCGATCGACCCGAAGCAAGCTGCGGAGTTCGAGGCAGCGGCGGACGCCGAAGAGGCGGAAGAGAAAACGCCCTCGCGCCGCACCAAGCGCAAGGCCGCGGGCGCAGCGTAG
- a CDS encoding S9 family peptidase, which produces MSNFPYEFALTRGYTLGAPKNLVPTEDGRIVLFLRARARDASQSLWETDLTTGQTRELLRPEALRSGPETLSAEERARRERQRISAAGFTSFQPTHDGSKIIVTLSGRLYVLTRASGEVRELPTGKGAAIDPQLSPDGTRVAYVRDHDVHVIGLDGGKELRVTQGGTEGKPNGLSEFIAQEELHRSRGFWWSPDGQEILYEEADLSPVQRLTITDPAHPEKPPEILPYPRAGTPNAIVHLAIAPVPSANGKAPASGRVRKVSWDATRYPYLATATWTKNAPPTIYVLDRVQQNGLVLAIDPKTGATHTLVTEQDSAWLNVDPSVPRWLPDGSGFLWSTERRGSWELELRDARGEPRSVPVPAAIGYRALLTVDPDKHVAYVSASSDPIRAEVWAAPLDGSAAPHALARSENGVVHAFFGEGSHTFAFVEATKQGDRRFGARSVDGKSQATIGSMAEAPPFNPQVEFTTVGVGDEKFHVAIVRPRNYDPKRRYPLIDAVYGGPHSNVVVADGLAYLRAQWIADVADAIVVAVDAHGTMWRGRTWERKLRERLGEVPLEGHVAAIGALAKAHPEIDATRVGIYGWSFGGYLTSMAILRRPDVFKVGVAGAPTVDQADYDTCYTERYLGIPPSPAYDNASLLTWAARPPTAALPARPFLLVHGTADDNVYFSNSLKLADTMGKSGRPLEFIPLVGVTHMLYAPDIAGPAWTRMANFLRDHL; this is translated from the coding sequence GTGTCCAATTTCCCCTACGAGTTTGCCCTTACCCGCGGCTACACGCTTGGTGCGCCGAAGAACCTCGTGCCCACCGAAGATGGGCGCATTGTTCTCTTTTTGCGGGCGCGCGCGCGCGACGCGAGTCAGTCGCTCTGGGAAACCGATCTGACGACCGGCCAGACGCGCGAGCTCCTTCGCCCCGAGGCCTTGAGGTCCGGCCCGGAGACGCTCTCGGCCGAGGAGCGCGCGCGGCGTGAGCGCCAGCGCATCAGCGCGGCAGGCTTTACATCGTTTCAGCCCACGCACGACGGCAGCAAGATCATCGTGACCTTGTCGGGCCGGCTCTATGTGCTCACGCGCGCCTCGGGCGAGGTTCGCGAGCTGCCGACGGGAAAGGGCGCGGCCATCGATCCGCAGCTCTCGCCCGACGGAACGCGGGTGGCCTACGTGCGCGACCACGACGTTCACGTGATCGGGCTGGACGGCGGCAAAGAGCTGCGGGTCACCCAAGGCGGAACGGAAGGAAAGCCGAATGGCCTCTCCGAGTTCATCGCGCAAGAGGAGCTTCATCGCTCGCGCGGCTTCTGGTGGTCACCCGACGGACAGGAGATCCTGTACGAAGAGGCCGATCTCTCCCCCGTTCAGCGGCTGACCATCACCGATCCGGCGCACCCCGAGAAGCCGCCGGAGATCCTCCCCTACCCGCGCGCCGGCACGCCGAACGCCATCGTGCACTTGGCCATCGCGCCCGTTCCCTCGGCCAATGGGAAGGCGCCCGCGAGCGGACGCGTGCGCAAGGTGTCGTGGGACGCGACGCGCTACCCCTACTTGGCCACCGCCACCTGGACCAAGAACGCGCCGCCAACCATCTACGTGCTCGATCGGGTGCAACAAAATGGTCTGGTCTTGGCGATCGATCCCAAGACGGGGGCCACGCACACGCTGGTCACCGAGCAGGACAGCGCGTGGCTCAACGTCGATCCGTCGGTGCCCCGCTGGCTTCCGGACGGCAGCGGCTTCCTCTGGTCCACCGAGCGCCGCGGATCGTGGGAGCTCGAGCTGCGCGACGCGCGCGGCGAACCGCGATCGGTGCCCGTGCCCGCCGCCATCGGCTACCGCGCGCTCTTGACCGTCGATCCGGACAAGCACGTCGCCTATGTCTCGGCGTCGTCCGATCCCATTCGCGCGGAGGTGTGGGCCGCGCCGCTCGACGGCAGCGCCGCACCGCATGCCCTGGCCCGCTCCGAGAACGGCGTGGTGCACGCGTTTTTTGGTGAAGGGTCGCACACGTTTGCCTTCGTCGAGGCCACGAAACAAGGCGACCGCCGCTTTGGCGCCCGCTCGGTCGACGGGAAATCGCAAGCCACCATCGGCTCGATGGCGGAGGCGCCGCCCTTCAATCCGCAGGTCGAGTTCACCACGGTCGGGGTGGGCGACGAAAAGTTCCACGTGGCCATCGTCCGCCCGCGCAACTACGACCCCAAGCGACGCTATCCGCTGATCGACGCGGTCTATGGCGGTCCGCACTCCAACGTGGTGGTCGCCGACGGGCTGGCCTACCTGCGCGCGCAATGGATCGCCGACGTAGCCGACGCCATCGTGGTGGCCGTCGACGCGCATGGAACGATGTGGCGCGGCCGCACCTGGGAGCGCAAGCTGCGCGAGCGGCTGGGCGAAGTTCCGCTCGAGGGTCATGTCGCGGCCATTGGCGCGCTGGCCAAGGCGCACCCCGAGATCGACGCCACGCGCGTGGGCATCTACGGGTGGTCCTTCGGCGGCTACCTCACGTCGATGGCCATCCTCCGCCGGCCCGACGTCTTCAAGGTCGGCGTCGCGGGCGCGCCCACCGTCGACCAAGCCGACTACGACACCTGCTACACGGAGCGCTACCTCGGCATCCCCCCGAGCCCCGCCTACGACAACGCGTCGCTCCTCACGTGGGCCGCGCGCCCCCCGACCGCCGCCCTGCCCGCGCGCCCCTTCCTCCTCGTCCATGGCACGGCCGACGACAACGTCTACTTCTCCAACTCCCTCAAGCTCGCCGACACCATGGGCAAGTCCGGCCGCCCGCTCGAGTTCATCCCCCTCGTCGGCGTCACGCACATGCTCTACGCCCCCGACATCGCCGGCCCCGCCTGGACCCGCATGGCGAACTTCCTACGCGATCATCTGTAG
- a CDS encoding DUF427 domain-containing protein, with translation MKAIWNGTVVAESDDIVVVEGNAYFPKASLDLKYFRPSARHTVCGWRGVCSYYDLVVNGEENCGAAWYFSTPKPAAQRLAGRVAFWHGVSVEP, from the coding sequence ATGAAGGCGATTTGGAATGGGACGGTCGTCGCGGAGAGCGATGACATCGTGGTGGTTGAGGGGAATGCCTATTTTCCCAAGGCCTCGTTGGACCTGAAATACTTCCGGCCAAGCGCCCGCCACACAGTCTGCGGATGGAGAGGCGTGTGCAGCTATTACGACCTCGTCGTCAACGGTGAAGAGAATTGCGGCGCGGCCTGGTATTTTTCGACGCCGAAACCCGCTGCACAACGGCTGGCCGGAAGGGTCGCGTTTTGGCACGGGGTGAGCGTCGAGCCGTAG
- a CDS encoding acyltransferase, whose translation MQLVNVKDSLTRGFIRELDGLRGIAISLVLVHRFWPDRGPLHRWASLAELGWVGVDLFFVISGFLIAGILLDTRGDPHFYRNFYARRMLRIFPLYYLFVAGCLLLFPLTQPGAYFETPFIQSAGSPLWYLFYLGNVPETIGHDPPYVLGPIWSLAIEEQFYIVFPFVVATLDPARLKKVLLGLIVLAPLFRLLALLLVPSNERIQYLATPCRMDCISYGALLALLLRIEPSAVGSRASVARALGVVAALCLVAFPLGVLTRTTPWGRVLGYSLVAIAFTVLLAFVLQRRDEAATAFLRWPPLQYVGKICYGTYLLHRPADVFVDKLAERLDILDPQSIPGGATSVALLVAKFGVAIAFATASWYAFEKPILRLKDRFQPRNHPSATAPIAPPAPPELTGRANVPESG comes from the coding sequence ATGCAATTGGTGAACGTGAAAGACAGTCTGACCCGGGGCTTCATCCGAGAGCTCGACGGATTGCGCGGAATCGCCATTTCGCTGGTGCTCGTTCATCGCTTCTGGCCCGATCGAGGGCCGCTGCATCGATGGGCGAGCCTGGCGGAGCTCGGGTGGGTCGGCGTCGATCTCTTCTTCGTCATCAGCGGCTTTCTCATCGCCGGCATCCTGCTCGACACCCGCGGCGACCCGCACTTCTATCGCAACTTCTACGCGCGGCGCATGCTGCGCATCTTTCCGCTCTATTACCTCTTCGTCGCCGGCTGTCTTTTGCTCTTTCCGCTCACGCAGCCCGGCGCGTACTTCGAGACGCCGTTCATTCAGAGCGCCGGCTCGCCGCTTTGGTACCTCTTCTACCTCGGCAATGTCCCCGAGACCATCGGCCACGATCCGCCGTACGTGCTCGGTCCCATTTGGTCGTTGGCCATCGAGGAACAGTTCTACATCGTGTTCCCCTTCGTGGTGGCCACCCTCGATCCGGCGCGCCTCAAGAAGGTGCTCTTGGGCCTCATCGTCCTGGCGCCGCTCTTTCGGCTGCTGGCGCTGCTCTTGGTGCCCTCGAACGAACGCATCCAATACCTCGCGACGCCCTGCCGCATGGATTGCATCTCCTACGGCGCTCTCCTGGCGCTGCTCCTGCGCATCGAGCCGTCCGCCGTGGGCTCGCGCGCGTCGGTGGCGCGCGCGCTCGGTGTCGTGGCGGCGCTCTGTTTGGTCGCGTTTCCCCTCGGGGTGCTGACGCGGACCACGCCTTGGGGGCGCGTGCTCGGATATTCGCTGGTGGCCATCGCGTTCACGGTGCTGCTCGCCTTCGTGCTGCAGCGCCGGGATGAAGCGGCGACGGCGTTCCTGCGCTGGCCCCCGCTCCAATACGTCGGCAAGATCTGCTACGGCACGTACCTGCTCCATCGCCCGGCCGACGTCTTCGTCGACAAGCTCGCCGAGCGCCTCGACATCCTCGACCCGCAGAGCATCCCCGGTGGTGCCACGTCGGTGGCGCTGCTCGTGGCCAAGTTTGGCGTCGCCATCGCCTTTGCGACCGCCAGCTGGTACGCCTTCGAGAAGCCCATTCTCCGCCTCAAGGATCGCTTCCAGCCCCGAAACCACCCCTCCGCCACGGCGCCCATCGCGCCGCCGGCGCCTCCTGAGCTCACGGGCCGCGCCAACGTGCCCGAGTCGGGGTAA